Proteins encoded within one genomic window of Eurosta solidaginis isolate ZX-2024a chromosome 1, ASM4086904v1, whole genome shotgun sequence:
- the ND-MLRQ gene encoding cytochrome c oxidase subunit NDUFA4: MQGLGLQSLKKNPALIPLYVCVGVGALGAIYYTIRLATRNPEVTWNRSTNPEPWQEYKDKQYKFYSPIRDYSNMKSPAPKYEE, encoded by the exons atgcaAGGCCTTGGGCTTCAAAGTTTAAAAAAGAACCCCGCG CTAATCCCGCTATATGTGTGCGTTGGTGTTGGAGCGCTTGGGGCAATATATTACACAATACGCCTAGCCACACGTAATCCCGAAGTTACATGGAATCGATCCACCAACCCGGAGCCTTGGCAAGAATATAAAGATAAACAGTATAAG TTCTATTCGCCTATAAGGGATTACAGTAACATGAAGTCACCTGCTCCTAAATATGAAGAATAA